A region of Nitrospinota bacterium DNA encodes the following proteins:
- a CDS encoding amphi-Trp domain-containing protein — MSKKEVEVKGNMDLKTAIGHLEELVASFKAGTVCIQNGSEFVTLKPKPAVTFEMEASRKKGKEKLSLEIGWMIEKMPVEENPSLKISSKEPEQVKVETLAGEGSKGGEKPGAAAKPAR, encoded by the coding sequence ATGAGCAAGAAGGAAGTGGAAGTTAAAGGCAACATGGATCTGAAAACCGCCATAGGCCATTTGGAGGAACTTGTGGCCAGCTTCAAGGCGGGGACGGTATGCATCCAGAACGGGAGCGAGTTTGTAACCCTGAAGCCAAAGCCTGCGGTGACTTTCGAGATGGAAGCGTCCCGGAAAAAGGGCAAGGAGAAACTGTCGCTGGAAATCGGCTGGATGATCGAGAAAATGCCCGTGGAGGAGAACCCCTCTCTCAAAATATCCTCCAAGGAGCCGGAGCAAGTAAAGGTGGAGACGCTCGCCGGCGAGGGTTCCAAGGGTGGAGAAAAGCCTGGCGCGGCCGCAAAACCCGCCCGCTAA